The Haliotis asinina isolate JCU_RB_2024 chromosome 3, JCU_Hal_asi_v2, whole genome shotgun sequence genome segment GAACATGTGAAATCATCTGTCATAAAGTGAAAAAAGAAAGGACTAAATCGATTTTTTCCCTTCTGCTGCATTGTTTTCGCGTATCCACGGTGTCCAGTCTCGTGCATAGTTATCTTGTCATGCGCAGTGTTTACAATAGACACATCACGAGTGACCGCCGTTGATGTTTTACAAACAGCATCATCTTCAGTTGTTTGCTCTCATCATCCATGTAATCAATAACCCATTTTCCTCGCTTTCGCGTCCTCTTTCATTCCGATCAGCTGGTGTGTTGACGGTGTTGCCATTGACGACAGCAATAGTGTAGTCAATCAAACGCTCGCCACCCGTGACGGGACGTGTACGTTAAGAGACATTTGGGGAAGAGGTAGTAGTAGAAGGGGCCCTGCTTGCACAAACGTTGGTGGGAAATGAAATAACGGGAGCTCGCTGCGTCGATTTACTAGTCCCTAACGTCAAACTTCATTACAGGTATGTATGATTTATGATAAACATGTTATACCGCGTAACACAATCATACCCTCTGGCAACTGAAACACTACTTGTATATGTAAACTTACTGCAGCCATAGTCATTGATATTTGTGAAGAAGTTAAAGCATTATAAAGTGAAGATATATTGCATGGCCCGAGCAAACATATACTGATTACACTCGATCAAGGCTGGTTGATTGGACGTAGGGCCCTAATGGAGAATTGATAAAGCAATCCAGCTGTGATTATAGATCACAATGCGTGTCGAAAGGAAACCCAGCTCTAAGTAAATATTTAAGTATGGACTTAACAATGGAAGTGATAATGCTATGTCCGAGTAAACCTTGAACATGTCTCTCGGCTACAAGTCCTCTTGTTAAAGCATTACCGTATGGGTATATTGTATCATGACTTTAGTATATATCAAACACGAAACTGAAATAAGCTATGCACAACCATAACAGAAACCTTACGATTAATGAACCATGACGACCGCTTATTATATCAAATGTTGGAACCCCCTGCAAGGACATTCTGTTAGCTTCCCGTTTCGTGCGATCAGTGTAGTTTGGTATTTTCTGGTACTGTATGCGCCCTGACAATGTATGTACCCTAACAGCACAATGTTGTCACATGTTGATCACTTTTTCCTTTTTTGTCCAGGCCTGTAACTGCGCCGCTTTTTGTACCCTCGGATGCGTTCAGTCACCCGTGGGCTGTTACTGTGTTGGAATACAACCCCAGCTCACACACCTGCCGGGTCATACACCAGAGAGATTTGTCTGTACATGTCGACAGTTACAGTGCATAGTACAAAGCATGTGCACGGTGGGTCATTGAGACGCCTGGATATGTTGTCCTGAGTGTCAAAGCGTCATTAACAGGCGACAAGCTAGCTAGCGTGATACAGACACATGATTACCTATATCAAACAAATACGACAAATAATGGTGTCTCCGACCTGTGCAATGCCTGAGAATCAAAGAACATTTGTTTTTCCTACAAGCCGAACGAGTATTTGCGAGAACGTTAATAGCATATTACACGATACACGTATCTTATAGCCCTACTGACGTAACTAAAACGTTAGGTTTTGGCTGGAAGGTTAGTTGCTATTTTCAGTCCCTGGTCATTGGATATTTTCCTGGTGTCGCGTATGTAACAAGGCAATACATTAGAGGTAAacctattttattttttaaaatgccgGCGAACAACGTTGCACGCGAGTCTCTGATGTCCAAGTTCAGGTCTCATTACAAAAAGAACAATCATCCCTTGACGCCAGAGTTTGTTATTGCGCACGCAGTGCCTATGTTCTTATTCACTATAGTAGGCACATGGGTGATTGGTATCGCTGACGTCCTACCCACCATCTACAGGGACAAGGGACCGACCACGGTGCTGCTGCAGAGGCTGTTCGTTTCCTTCCTCTTCGCCGAGTTGATGATTAACTGGCTGTGTATCCGGTACGTGGATTCGTCCTACTCTCATTATAAGAAGTCAGGTCAAGGTCACTCGAGTGATGTGGAAGGTCAAGGAGATGGGAAAGGGAAAACCTCCgcagaaaacaatgaaaacggAAATCGGACGCCGGAGACCGCTGGGCTGCGTGAACGATTCGTCAAACCATCTTCTATGGATTTTTCTGGTTTGGCGAATAAGGATAAAACTGGCGGTAAAAGTGTTAAATACCCGTACTGGTCATGGTGTCCATGTTTTCAGTGTGACGTCATGCGCCCCCCTCGATGCCATCACTGCGAACTGTGCAAAACGTGCATTCTCAAACGGGACCACCATTGCTACTTCGCGGGCAGTTGCGTGGGGTGGAGGAATCTACGTCACTTTGTGATATTCTGTCTGTGGGCATCGCTTGCGTGCTCCTATGCTCTTGTTCACGCATTGTATTACGTGTACTACTATTTCTGGTTCCGGATTTCCTACCTCGACTTCATACCACCCTTAACAGTATTACGTATGATGCTGGGATACACGTCTCCAATAGTCGTCATATACATGTCTGTCACGTGCtttctgttttattttgtatttttgtcagcTTCGTTCCTACTTGAACATACTTTGATGATCAAGAATGGAATGACCTCATTTGAACTTGGCAATCTTAACAGAAAAAAGATCGAAATCACTGACACGCGTCCCCTATCTGGTAAACTGCAGTCAGTATTTGGACCCAACTGGGGTCTAAGTATTTTTCTACCGTTACACAATGTGTACCCCCCAACTGAGGACCCTCTGCTGTGGCCGACGATCAAAGTACAACGTCATACGTCGGAGTAGAACATATGTTATGAAAAGCAGCCGTCATCTCTCCGACAGTCCCTCCCCACACCGCCGTCCATATTCCGTGAAAGGCTCCCATTGTCCAGTGATGTAATTCACAAGCTGTGATGGGTCGAGATCACCGAGTCCTTGCAGCAGTTACTCCTATCATAAAAACTGTATGTTACTTTTACTCATTGAAAATATTTGCTTTTGCCAAATAAGTGTAGATATATTTACTCCTATATGGGTTTTTGATAGCATTGTTTATGTGACGTCTGTGAAACAGGGTGTTATACTACCGAATCCTTTACAGATTTTATATTTAGTATCAGATCGATATTTTCAAATGGTGAATATTTCTACTGTACGGTGCCGCCAAATATTTTGCTATTATTGGCCATGTGCTTTAAAAGTGCAACTGACTTTCCCGAATGGCCCAGTCTTGTAAATGTCCCGTTCAATACGAAAGTAAAGACGTTGATTATGGCATAATATTTCTTGTGTATACAACGTATTGTACACCAAGTCTTGACTTGCAGATGTGTGTTTTATCTGTCTCTTCATCGGACTGTGTCCATGTGTGTATCTGTTATGAGTGTGTGTGCGATTGGGTTGTCTAAAAAAGACGTCTTAAGACACGATACCCATTGGTGAGTTCTACTGACATCAAGTAGAGGTGATCAGATTTATAGTTATATGTCGGGTATCATATGAAATAGATGTGATATATTCAGTTATATCTCGCTTTGGTGAAATCCACGGGCCCCTGTGGTGCTGACACACAAACATTCAGTAAGATTTGGATCTTCAGGTTGTCCACGTTCAACCGACGCAACTTTGTACATTCATACATTTACTCACCGTAGTACTGAGGCTGAACCTTTTGTCAAGTAAAATCTTTGCAAATGTGTGCACTAATACTGATCTAAAAGTTCAACTATATGGTAAGACACAAAACCTTTGCTTTAAATATATAAAACTAAACCGTAAGttactgaaatgaaatttctTAGTGCCAAAGTGGAATtataattcaaatgttttaaaaggGTTTGGGAAGTATTGTTTTTGTAATTGAGACATATTATTATGCACAATTATGTGTTAAGACAAAGAAACATAGAAGATTGAATAGTTTTACTGTAGATGGGGTTAATAGACTCCCGACCTGGTATGATgtcacatcaaatgttttgcacTGAACTGTACTTGCACCGATCACCATAGCGTCTTTCAAGCCATGCCTATTTAAAACGCCATCTAACACGAAGCTCTGACAACGGTTGGCAACGTACGTGTATACCTTCACGCAAACCAAAAACACTGTGAACGTTACATAGTAACAGAGATACTGAAAAGGTGTATCCTAGATACGGAGGAAGATCGATCGTTTACAAGTGTAGAGTTTCCACATCGCTGTTTGCCCCACTGACACACCTGCCAAGAAAAGCAGGACATACGTTGATAATTAAAATTACGGTAACTGCATGTCTTATCAACGCCTGCAGCACGTTACGCTGCAGAGTATTTCCCTGAGATCGAAGTATGACACTGACGAGAATATACTCCACCTGCTACATCAGTTCACGGAACATGTTTCTTTCCATTGGACATGCTTCCTTCTATTCACTGCCTGTCGTCGACTAACATCGTCGAATTACCATGCGAACCAACTTTTTCTGTGCTTCAGGTGCTTGTATTGAATGAGGTAGGACGGTGTACTGATGAAAGT includes the following:
- the LOC137276733 gene encoding uncharacterized protein, with product MPANNVARESLMSKFRSHYKKNNHPLTPEFVIAHAVPMFLFTIVGTWVIGIADVLPTIYRDKGPTTVLLQRLFVSFLFAELMINWLCIRYVDSSYSHYKKSGQGHSSDVEGQGDGKGKTSAENNENGNRTPETAGLRERFVKPSSMDFSGLANKDKTGGKSVKYPYWSWCPCFQCDVMRPPRCHHCELCKTCILKRDHHCYFAGSCVGWRNLRHFVIFCLWASLACSYALVHALYYVYYYFWFRISYLDFIPPLTVLRMMLGYTSPIVVIYMSVTCFLFYFVFLSASFLLEHTLMIKNGMTSFELGNLNRKKIEITDTRPLSGKLQSVFGPNWGLSIFLPLHNVYPPTEDPLLWPTIKVQRHTSE